The following proteins are co-located in the Malassezia restricta chromosome II, complete sequence genome:
- a CDS encoding manganese-transporting P-type ATPase — MRVAVQSDEIASVTLHRRSPLLLHVYVLPFLFLYPLLAYTYYVKYDEWVKSEEWTFVYTAGLLTAHALTYLATHWSVQAKALFTSTSVDAVDMADYVCVLPHPHKGEGEMLRLTRVRREKERDEYSFVYQADKYVLAFPDSQAPPTSITSSSDIRERTFRRVMYPPDAHMPIGDVQECKGLKADKLARAKRIYGGNALDIPVPRFMDLFIEHAVAPFFVFQLFCVGLWLLDEYWWSSLFSLFGLVAFECTVVFQRLRTLSEFRTMSIQPYQVHVYRDGQWEELSTSELLPGDLMSVTRTKADSALPCDVILASGSAIVNEAMLSGESTPLLKEGITLRNKTDILNDQGADKQHCLFGGTKTLQVTPGEPLEGVPAPPDGGALAMVLRTGFGTTQGRLIRLMVFTNENRVSANNWESFVFIAFLLIFAIAASAYVWVNGLKMNRPKGKLMLDCVLIITSVVPPELPMELSMAVNASLVALAKHAIFCTEPFRIPYAGRVDVCCFDKTGTITGEDLEVQGIVGTTSNGSEPLSDTLVDPTQASTTTKLVLAAAHSLVIVDDEVVGDPMERRALESIGWTVKPGDVICSNEAKGSQVKIQTRFLFSSALKRMSTLSQLPSNKQLLAATKGAPEVLKPMFAVLPSNYDDLYRHYTRRGSRVIALGYRWMDASAARSIKREQVECELQFAGFLVLHCPLKADAIDSIQQLNESSHRCVMITGDNALTAVRVAEEVEIVVREPIVLDKREGGEDHDLVWRTTEDKIVHDQDVDCDLHRHLFDEYDVCVTGAALRQFETQPAKLRELIANTVVYARVSPNQKELILSTLRSLNYITLMAGDGTNDVGALKAANIGVALLDGSEEDLKKIMEHQRLERMKKVYESQLNMMARWNQPPPPVPPALKAAYPQLEEAHQKAARKMHSQRASNPMAQFDLSSITSSMQDMDDEEGPPQIRLGDASVAAPFTSKLSNVKAVCSIIRQGRCTLVATIQMYKILALNCLIQAYALSVQYLDGIKMGDYQLTVSGLLITVCFYCISRGRPLDRLAPERPVSTIINVYVFGSILSQTALHVATMILIQRLSVEFEHPGEVDLEAKYTPTLLNSGVYLLSMSQIVSTFAVNYIGRPWRESIPENKALYYGLLGASAVAYLGALELLPEMNEWLQLVKMSSDYKSWLIGAMFVDFVGSYLLEIFWKLFADLQPKPLIVQGQKLRTQYKQKVVGSDKKRD; from the exons AT GCGAGTCGCCGTGCAATCTGATGAGATTGCTAGTGTCACACTGCACAGGCGGAGTCCGTTGCTACTTCATGTGTATGTGCTCCCGTTCTTGTTCTTGTACCCCTTGCTGGCCTATACGTACTACGTGAAGTATGACGAATGGGTCAAATCAGAGGAATGGACTTTCGTGTACACAGCTGGACTATTGACTGCGCATGCTCTAACGTACTTGGCGACGCATTGGTCAGTTCAGGCCAAGGCTCTCTTCACGTCAACATCTGTTGACGCAGTCGACATGGCAGACTATGTGTGTGTACTCCCCCATCCGCACAAAGGGGAGGGTGAAATGTTGCGCCTTACTAGAGTAAGGCGCGAGAAGGAGCGTGATGAATATTCGTTCGTGTACCAAGCAGACAAGTATGTGCTTGCCTTTCCCGACtcgcaggcgccgcctACCTCTATTACTTCTTCATCGGATATTCGCGAGCGCACTTTCCGCCGCGTTATGTATCCTCCAGATGCACACATGCCGATTGGAGATGTTCAAGAATGCAAAGGACTAAAGGCTGATAAGCTTGCGCGCGCGAAACGCATCTACGGTGGTAATGCATTGGATATCCCGGTGCCTCGTTTCATGGACTTGTTCATCGAACATGCCGTTGCACCATTTTTTGTGTTCCAATTGTTTTGTGTGGGTCTCTGGCTGCTAGACGAGTACTGGTGGTCGTCCCTTTTCTCGTTGTTTGGTCTCGTTGCGTTTGAATGTACCGTGGTATTCCAACGCCTTCGTACTCTGAGTGAGTTCCGTACCATGTCCATTCAGCCGTATCAAGTCCATGTTTACCGTGATGGTCAATGGGAAGAACTCTCTACGTCTGAATTGCTTCCTGGTGACTTGATGAGCGTTACTCGTACCAAGGCAGATTCAGCATTGCCTTGCGATGTTATCCTCGCTTCAGGCTCGGCTATTGTGAATGAGGCAATGCTCTCGGGTGAAAGCACACCTCTGCTGAAGGAAGGTATTACACTTCGTAATAAGACGGATATTCTCAATGACCAGGGCGCTGATAAGCAGCACTGTCTGTTTGGTGGCACCAAAACCTTGCAAGTGACGCCTGGCGAGCCCCTTGAGGGTGTGCCTGCGCCACCAGATGGCGGTGCTTTGGCTATGGTGTTGCGCACGGGCTTCGGTACGACGCAGGGCCGCCTGATTCGTTTGATGGTGTTCACCAATGAGAACCGCGTATCGGCCAACAATTGGGAAAGCTTTGTATTTATCGCTTTCTTGCTCATCTTTGCTATTGCTGCTAGTGCATACGTATGGGTAAACGGTCTTAAGATGAACAGGCCGAAGGGCAAACTCATGCTTGACTGTGTGCTGATTATTACGTCAGTTGTGCCGCCAGAGCTGCCCATGGAGCTGTCTATGGCAGTCAATGCTTCGCTCGTCGCGCTTGCCAAGCATGCCATCTTCTGCACGGAACCATTCCGTATTCCATACGCTGGACGGGTGGATGTTTGCTGCTTCGACAAGACAGGCACTATCACTGGTGAAGATTTGGAAGTACAAGGTATTGTCGGCACTACGTCGAATGGCTCTGAGCCTCTAAGTGACACACTCGTGGATCCTACACAAGCATCCACAACAACGAAACTTGTTTTGGCTGCTGCACACTCTCTTGTTAttgtcgacgacgaggtTGTAGGTGACCCAatggagcgccgcgccctcGAATCTATCGGCTGGACTGTCAAACCAGGTGATGTGATCTGCTCGAATGAAGCAAAAGGCTCGCAAGTAAAGATCCAGACTCGCTTCCTTTTCTCGTCGGCTCTCAAACGTATGTCAACATTGAGCCAGTTGCCCTCGAACAAGCAACTGCTTGCTGCTACGAAGGGTGCTCCAGAAGTGCTGAAACCAATGTTTGCTGTGCTGCCATCAAACTACGATGATCTGTATCGACATTACACGCGCCGCGGGAGCCGAGTCATTGCATTGGGCTACCGCTGGATGGATGCAAGTGCGGCGCGTTCTATCAAGCGGGAACAGGTGGAATGTGAACTCCAGTTTGCAGGTTTCCTCGTGCTGCACTGCCCACTCAAGGCCGATGCGATCGATTCGATTCAGCAGCTGAACGAGTCATCGCACCGCTGCGTGATGATCACGGGTGACAATGCTTTGACAGCTGTCCGTGTGGCCGAAGAAGTGGAAATCGTGGTACGCGAGCCAATTGTGCTGGACAAGCGTGAGGGTGGTGAGGACCATGATCTGGTTTGGCGCACGACCGAGGACAAAATTGTTCATGATCAAGATGTGGACTGCGATTTGCACCGACACCTGTTCGATGAGTATGACGTTTGTGTGACTGGTGCGGCTTTGCGTCAGTTTGAGACACAGCCTGCGAAGTTGCGTGAGCTCATTGCCAATACGGTAGTGTACGCGCGTGTATCGCCAAACCAAAAAGAATTGATTCTCAGTACACTCCGCTCTCTCAACTACATAACCCTGATGGCTGGTGATGGCACGAACGATGTTGGCGCCCTCAAAGCAGCCAACATCGGTGTGGCTTTGCTGGATGGCTCAGAGGAAGATCTAAAGAAGATCATGGAGCACCAGCGCCTGGAGCGTATGAAGAAAGTGTATGAATCACAACTGAACATGATGGCACGTTGGAATCAGCCCCCACCCCCCGTGCCGCCGGCGCTCAAGGCTGCCTACCCTCAGCTCGAAGAAGCACACCAAAAGGCCGCACGTAAGATGCACTCGCAACGCGCGTCAAATCCTATGGCCCAGTTTGACTTGTCCTCCATCACCTCTTCTATGCAGGACATGGATGATGAGGAAGGTCCGCCCCAGATCCGACTGGGTGATGCCAGCGTTGCTGCACCATTCACAAGCAAGCTATCCAATGTAAAGGCAGTCTGCTCAATCATTCGTCAAGGTCGTTGCACGTTGGTGGCTACTATTCAAATGTACAAGATCCTTGCCCTCAACTGTTTAATTCAGGCTTATGCGCTGAGTGTGCAATATCTGGATGGTATAAAAATGGGTGATTACCAGCTTACGGTGAGTGGTCTACTCATTACGGTGTGCTTCTATTGCATTAGCCGTGGCAGGCCTCTTGACCGCCTTGCCCCTGAACGACCCGTCAGTACCATCATCAATGTATACGTGTTTGGATCTATTCTCTCTCAGACAGCGTTGCATGTGGCAACAATGATCTTGATTCAGCGCTTGTCCGTGGAATTCGAGCACCCTGGCGAAGTGGATCTCGAGGCTAAGTATACACCGACCCTCCTTAATTCGGGTGTATACTTGCTCAGCATGTCACAAATTGTATCGACCTTTGCAGTCAACTATATCGGTCGCCCGTGGCGTGAGAGTATTCCGGAAAACAAGGCGCTCTACTATGGCTTGCTAGGTGCGAGTGCGGTGGCATACCTTGGTGCGCTGGAGCTTCTTCCTGAAATGAATGAGTGGCTTCAACTGGTCAAGATGTCGTCTGATTACAAGAGCTGGCTTATCGGGGCTATGTTTGTCGACTTTGTCGGATCTTACCTGCTGGAAATCTTTTGGAAACTGTTTGCCGACCTGCAGCCGAAGCCGCTCATCGTGCAAGGGCAAAAGCTACGCACACAGTACAAGCAGAAGGTCGTTGGCTCCGACAAGAAGCGTGATTAA
- a CDS encoding solute carrier family 25 (mitochondrial dicarboxylate transporter), member 10: MAMEQEKQIPSKNEVVKKQTKKYPFWLGGVAASIAVCFTHPLDLAKVRLQNSPAKISTAKLLRNTFVNEGVRGLYIGISASILRQMTYSLTRFAAYEELKTFVSHHTDPSQPTSIWTKISVASLAGAAGGVAGNPADVILVRMTSDLFRAPSQKFQYKGAINGLMRAYREEGAHVLFRGITPNVVRAMLMNSSQLASYDFFKETLQNTGLFAPGSLIQYLASSLLAGTVATTITSPADVIRSRVMNARGTDSGIPQLLKAMRIEGPMFMFRGWVPSWIRLAPNTVILLTVLEKLRETVDWVRGT, encoded by the coding sequence ATGGCAATGGAACAAGAGAAGCAAATTCCATCGAAAAATGAAGTGGTAAAGAAGCAGACAAAAAAGTACCCATTTTGGCTGGGCGGTGTCGCCGCAAGCATTGCTGTGTGTTTCACGCATCCCCTTGATTTGGCCAAAGTTCGACTTCAAAACTCTCCTGCCAAAATTTCAACAGCAAAGTTACTGCGCAACACATTCGTTAATGAAGGTGTCCGTGGTTTGTACATTGGTATTTCCGCCAGTATCTTGCGCCAGATGACTTACAGCCTCACCCGATTCGCTGCGTATGAGGAGCTCAAGACCTTCGTGTCGCACCACACAGACCCCTCCCAGCCTACTTCTATATGGACCAAGATTAGCGTTGCCAGTCTCGCTGGTGCAGCTGGTGGTGTCGCTGGTAATCCCGCTGATGTTATTCTCGTACGCATGACCAGCGACTTGTTCCGCGCGCCATCTCAAAAGTTCCAATACAAAGGGGCTATTAATGGCTTGATGCGTGCCTATCGTGAAGAGGGCGCGCATGTCCTATTCCGTGGCATTACACCCAATGTTGTGCGTGCTATGCTGATGAACTCGAGCCAACTGGCCTCATACGACTTTTTCAAAGAGACGTTACAGAACACTGGACTATTTGCTCCTGGCTCACTTATTCAATACCTTGCTTCATCTCTGCTTGCTGGCACGGTTGCAACGACCATCACCTCGCCAGCCGATGTTATTCGCTCTCGTGTTATGAATGCCCGCGGGACGGACAGCGGTATCCCGCAATTGCTcaaggccatgcgcatcgaaGGACCCATGTTCATGTTCCGCGGCTGGGTCCCTTCATGGATTCGCTTGGCACCCAACACGGTCATTTTGTTGACGGTACTGGAAAAGCTCCGTGAAACAGTAGACTGGGTCCGTGGAACCTAA
- a CDS encoding Rab6A-GEF complex partner protein 1, with protein sequence MYWPTGSARRLSVESLGFADIHKEAVHMSCARDGLLWLVLTRSALLIWRAKPAELVTAMVRTARSIHEYGANVCALWRHDSGALVVRTERDTLLFYDLVQPTDSPAVHALSDSTAPDLVPSAQALLSTFQPATGDAYHTIGSDLFGGRIALQLVFRDALQVDPGISAIASIDPEILVATRSPAAVQLVPWPSASDEKPSAPPAPPILLTSLPWLTPSPLVHAEHSYATDLSAWLTEDGCAYIVGQSDAWVGARAYSASEKDAMPVTTAVNARFSLLAIGLEQGDIVMFEFHTPTQSPEKTHTLSLSPHVTGRVTSLAWTADGHALAVGYERGWAVWSMFGHLMTHSFRSDWHSMTRVYRDTFQFGTQSVFWALGGTELFVLPRVPPADAPVKDDDKTLVYILPFLKAASTAQLMPAETDGCFLVGDTGAYIYRGNEQSDAGLLMPDNDIWRHVPFPPEYLTWQWPIRYAAQSSDGRFLAIAGRRGLAHYSTVSGHWKMFEVASQALSFCVRGGMVWFQHVLIAACDCMGEIQIRLYSRDQALDNAHLLDLAVLDAPVVTLQLLDTSLLLYLANNTLVHYNITTTREHVRLILCGSISFEGIIGEPSRVRAFSWLLPEQAELLPTDDLTMATLVFLIDGMLVLLRPARASDDDQLSYDLQVLHEHIESYWTPIYAYEALQQSLWSFDGQRVLVWLNLLQHSDAPDYVFSVDDTYPLCILTDRGIILGADSQAVVRRTLDTTAYRLRLSTSLFLDRILRALLQRRRVSEAIHSAAPYVPLEYFAHVLEVLVHDILEKEADESTSASLEDNAPLLPAALAFLDHFDVALQVIVRAARKTEVSRWAYLFDAAGRPSDLMQRCLDRGDYASAGAYLLVVHEMEDRPTSIQATATALARFEENEEWEILRHALSFLHGVDQNGETLRVCASIAAKLVRGKSLLSMENDLEGAQEVPLSRTPFQPKQSSRKYSLNESPRRPSSLARKTSLSSMPLSPAQNTPVLRASSAHVLHRAARSASITLSPSMPRMQANGRLVIPVSPSPGPLTPKPS encoded by the coding sequence ATGTACTGGCCGACGGGCAGTGCCCGCCGACTGTCTGTCGAGTCGCTGGGCTTCGCCGACATACACAAGGAGGCTGTTCATATGTCATGTGCGCGTGACGGCCTGCTGTGGCTCGTCCTGACGCGGTCTGCCCTCCTGATTTGGCGCGCTAAGCCCGCGGAGCTGGTCACGGCGATGGTGCGTACGGCGCGCAGCATACATGAATATGGCGCGAATGTATGCGCTTTGTGGCGCCACGATTCTGGTGCGCTGGTCGTGCGTACCGAGCGAGATACACTCCTTTTCTACGATCTCGTCCAGCCCACGGATTCGCCCGCCGTGCATGCCCTCTCTGACTCGACGGCACCTGACCTGGTCCCCTCCGCCCAGGCTCTACTCAGCACGTTTCAGCCAGCCACAGGCGATGCTTACCATACGATCGGAAGCGATCTCTTCGGCGGCCGCATTGCCCTGCAACTCGTGTTCCGCGATGCCCTCCAAGTCGATCCGGGCATTTCGGCCATCGCCAGCATCGACCCTGAGATCCTCGTTGCCACTCGTTCCCCCGCTGCCGTGCAGCTCGTACCATGGCCCAGTGCATCCGATGAAAAGCCGTCTGCACCACCCGCACCCCCCATTCTGCTCACGTCTTTGCCGTGGCTCACACCATCCCCCCTGGTGCACGCCGAGCATTCCTATGCCACAGACCTGTCCGCTTGGCTCACGGAAGATGGGTGTGCCTACATTGTCGGACAATCGGATGCATGGGTTGGAGCTCGTGCATACTCAGCCTCGGAAAAGGACGCGATGCCCGTCACGACGGCCGTCAATGCACGTTTTAGTCTGCTGGCCATCGGTTTGGAACAAGGCGATATCGTCATGTTCGAATTCCACACACCGACCCAAAGTCCGGAAAAGACGCACACGCTCTCTCTCTCCCCTCATGTCACGGGTCGCGTCACGTCTCTGGCCTGGACGGCCGACGGCCATGCCCTGGCCGTGGGCTACGAGCGTGGCTGGGCTGTATGGAGCATGTTTGGCCATCTCATGACGCACAGCTTCCGAAGCGACTGGCATTCCATGACGCGCGTGTATCGCGACACGTTTCAGTTCGGCACACAGAGCGTCTTTTGGGCACTGGGCGGAACAGAGCTCTTTGTGTTGCCCCGTGTGCCACCGGCCGATGCTCCGGTCAAAGATGACGACAAGACACTGGTGTATATTTTGCCATTCCTCAAGGCAGCATCAACTGCACAATTGATGCCTGCAGAGACGGACGGATGCTTCCTCGTGGGCGACACAGGCGCCTACATATATCGCGGGAATGAACAGAGCGATGCGGGTCTCCTGATGCCAGATAATGATATTTGGCGCCATGTCCCCTTTCCTCCCGAGTACCTGACATGGCAGTGGCCCATTCGTTATGCGGCTCAGAGCAGCGACGGCCGTTTTTTGGCCATTGCCGGACGACGCGGACTCGCACACTACAGTACCGTCTCGGGACACTGGAAAATGTTCGAGGTGGCGTCTCAAGCACTCTCGTTCTGTGTGCGCGGTGGTATGGTCTGGTTCCAGCACGTTTTGATCGCTGCGTGTGACTGCATGGGCGAGATTCAAATTCGCCTCTATTCGCGCGATCAAGCGCTGGACAATGCACATCTCCTGGACCTCGCGGTGCTCGACGCACCTGTTGTCACGCTGCAGCTCCTAGACACGAGCCTCCTCTTGTATCTTGCCAACAATACCCTTGTCCATTACAACATCACCACCACCCGGGAACATGTGCGCCTGATCTTGTGTGGCAGCATCTCATTCGAAGGTATCATCGGCGAGCCTTCACGAGTTCGCGCATTTTCTTGGCTTCTGCCGGAACAAGCTGAACTTCTCCCCACCGATGACTTGACGATGGCGACCTTGGTGTTTTTAATCGATGGCATGCTTGTATTACTGCGCCCGGCAAGAGCATCTGACGATGACCAACTTTCATATGATTTGCAAGTGTTACACGAACACATTGAGTCGTATTGGACCCCTATTTATGCCTATGAGGCTTTGCAACAGTCTCTATGGAGCTTCGATGGTCAGCGCGTGCTTGTTTGGCTGAACCTACTCCAGCATAGCGACGCGCCTGACTATGTCTTTTCGGTGGATGATACATACCCCCTATGTATTCTGACTGACCGCGGCATTATCCTTGGCGCTGATTCCCAAGCTGTCGTCCGACGCACGCTTGATACCACTGCCTATCGCTTGCGACTTAGCACCTCCCTTTTTCTCGATCGCATCCTTCGTGCATTACTTCAAAGGCGCCGTGTATCGGAGGCAATCCATTCCGCTGCACCGTACGTGCCTCTTGAATATTTCGCTCATGTACTTGAAGTGCTTGTGCATGATATTCTCGAAAAAGAAGCGGATGAGTCTACGTCTGCTAGCTTGGAGGACAATGCGCCCCTTTTACCAGCGGCTCTCGCATTCTTGGATCATTTCGATGTCGCACTGCAGGTGATTGTCCGCGCTGCCCGCAAGACGGAAGTATCGCGCTGGGCCTACCTCTTCGATGCAGCGGGACGCCCAAGTGACCTGATGCAACGCTGTTTGGACCGAGGCGATTATGCTTCTGCGGGTGCTTACCTATTGGTGGTCCACGAAATGGAAGACCGTCCCACAAGTATCCAAGCTACAGCCACAGCTCTTGCTCGCTTTGAAGAAAACGAGGAATGGGAAATTCTACGACATGCCTTGAGTTTTCTCCACGGTGTGGATCAGAATGGTGAGACGTTGCGAGTCTGTGCGTCTATCGCAGCAAAACTTGTTCGTGGCAAATCGCTACTCTCGATGGAAAATGATCTGGAAGGCGCCCAGGAAGTGCCACTCTCACGCACACCTTTCCAACCCAAACAGTCATCACGCAAATACAGTCTCAACGAGTCGCCACGCCGACCTTCCAGCCTCGCTCGCAAAACCAGTCTCTCTTCTATGCCTCTGTCCCCCGCGCAAAATACTCCTGTTCTGCGTGCATCTTCAGCACATGTCCTCCATCGCGCTGCCAGAAGTGCATCTATCACACTCTCTCCTTCGATGCCCCGAATGCAGGCCAATGGACGTCTCGTGATCCCCGTATCACCTTCGCCTGGTCCTTTGACCCCCAAGCCGTCATAG